One Georgenia wutianyii DNA segment encodes these proteins:
- a CDS encoding PTS mannitol transporter subunit IICBA, whose protein sequence is MSAPTDVHPARGRERGGVRVAVQKLGTALSNMVLPNIAAFIAWGLITALFIEVGWIVLIGKAFGYEGGYGFVEHLGGWGAGADGTGIVGPMITYLLPILIGYTGGRMMYDDNLRGGVVGAIATMGAITGADVPMFLGAMVMGPLGGWSMKKLDALWADRIRPGFEMLVNNFSAGIWGMLLAILGFVVAGPFVAAFSRVAGDVVDFLVENSLLPLTSIFVEPAKVLFLNNAINHGIFTPLGTAQADATGKSILFLIEANPGPGLGLLLAFAVFGTGVARASAPGAALIQFVGGIHEIYFPYVLMKPRLILALIAGGMTGVATNLVFDSGLRAPAAPGSIIAVIIQAPVSSLLGVILSVVLSALVTFLVAAALLRLGKDEDGDLAGATASMETMKGKRSSVAGTLTGGGAATATATRPIRSIVFACDAGMGSSAMGASVLRRRIKAAGREDVTVVNKAISSLTDDADLVVTHRDLAERARQRTPSAVHVSVDDFMASPRYDEIVDLVTQDGAEPAPSPTVPADAQPGSQDRPAPSGNLLAKEAIVLSGRARTREEAITEAGELLVASGAVPPEYVEAMHERERSVSTHMGNLLAIPHGTNEAKGLITRTAISVVRYPQRLDWGGGKETEFVIGIAGAGDDHLEVLQRVAEVFLDEEQTARLRAATTAEEVQEVLGGVSV, encoded by the coding sequence ATGTCCGCACCCACAGATGTGCACCCGGCACGAGGTCGGGAACGAGGCGGCGTGAGAGTCGCCGTCCAGAAGCTCGGCACCGCCCTGTCCAACATGGTGCTGCCCAACATCGCGGCCTTCATCGCCTGGGGCCTCATCACCGCGCTGTTCATCGAGGTCGGCTGGATCGTCCTCATCGGCAAGGCCTTCGGGTACGAGGGCGGCTACGGGTTCGTCGAGCACCTCGGCGGCTGGGGCGCCGGCGCGGACGGGACCGGCATCGTCGGCCCGATGATCACCTACCTGCTGCCGATCCTCATCGGGTACACCGGCGGCCGGATGATGTACGACGACAACCTGCGCGGCGGCGTCGTCGGCGCGATCGCGACCATGGGCGCCATCACCGGCGCGGACGTGCCGATGTTCCTCGGCGCGATGGTCATGGGCCCGCTGGGCGGCTGGTCGATGAAGAAGCTCGACGCGCTGTGGGCCGACCGGATCCGGCCCGGCTTCGAGATGCTCGTCAACAACTTCTCCGCCGGCATCTGGGGCATGCTCCTCGCGATCCTCGGCTTCGTCGTCGCGGGCCCGTTCGTCGCGGCGTTCTCCCGGGTGGCGGGCGACGTCGTCGACTTCCTCGTCGAGAACAGCCTGCTCCCGCTCACCTCCATCTTCGTCGAGCCCGCGAAGGTGCTCTTCCTCAACAACGCGATCAACCACGGGATCTTCACCCCGCTGGGCACCGCGCAGGCCGACGCCACCGGCAAGTCGATCCTCTTCCTCATCGAGGCCAACCCCGGCCCCGGCCTGGGGCTGCTCCTCGCGTTCGCGGTCTTCGGCACCGGGGTTGCCAGGGCCTCGGCCCCCGGCGCCGCGCTCATCCAGTTCGTCGGCGGCATCCACGAGATCTACTTCCCCTACGTGCTCATGAAGCCGCGCCTCATCCTTGCGCTCATCGCCGGCGGCATGACGGGCGTGGCGACCAACCTCGTCTTCGACTCCGGGCTGCGCGCCCCGGCCGCGCCCGGCTCGATCATCGCGGTCATCATCCAGGCGCCGGTCTCCAGCCTGCTCGGGGTCATCCTGTCGGTGGTGCTCTCCGCACTCGTCACCTTCCTCGTCGCGGCGGCGCTGCTGCGCCTGGGCAAGGACGAGGACGGCGACCTCGCCGGCGCGACGGCGAGCATGGAGACGATGAAGGGCAAGCGGTCCAGCGTCGCGGGCACGCTCACCGGCGGCGGCGCGGCCACCGCGACGGCCACCCGTCCCATCCGCTCGATCGTCTTCGCCTGCGACGCCGGCATGGGCTCCTCGGCGATGGGCGCCTCCGTCCTGCGGCGCAGGATCAAGGCGGCCGGGCGCGAGGACGTCACGGTCGTCAACAAGGCGATCTCCAGCCTCACCGACGACGCCGACCTCGTCGTCACCCACCGTGACCTCGCCGAGCGGGCGCGCCAGCGCACCCCCTCCGCCGTCCACGTGTCGGTCGACGACTTCATGGCCAGCCCGCGCTACGACGAGATCGTCGACCTCGTGACGCAGGACGGCGCCGAGCCGGCGCCGAGCCCCACGGTGCCCGCCGACGCGCAGCCCGGGTCGCAGGACCGGCCCGCGCCGTCGGGGAACCTGCTCGCCAAGGAGGCGATCGTCCTGTCCGGCCGCGCCCGGACGCGTGAGGAGGCGATCACCGAGGCCGGTGAGCTGCTCGTGGCGAGCGGCGCGGTGCCGCCGGAGTACGTCGAGGCGATGCACGAGCGGGAGCGCTCGGTGTCCACCCACATGGGCAACCTGCTCGCCATCCCGCACGGCACCAACGAGGCCAAGGGTCTCATCACCCGCACCGCGATCTCGGTCGTGCGCTACCCGCAGCGGCTGGACTGGGGCGGGGGCAAGGAGACCGAGTTCGTCATCGGCATCGCCGGGGCGGGGGATGACCACCTCGAGGTGCTGCAGCGGGTCGCGGAGGTGTTCCTCGACGAGGAGCAGACCGCCCGCCTGCGCGCCGCGACCACCGCGGAGGAGGTCCAGGAGGTGCTCGGCGGGGTGAGCGTCTGA
- a CDS encoding zinc-dependent dehydrogenase, whose translation MKALRFYAPEDVRLEDQPEPTPGPDEVKIRVRSCSTCGTDVKIFNNGHQNLSPPRTIGHEIAGEVVEVGADVAARFGTDWQVGDRVQVIAAVPCGECHECRKGWMAVCENQTSMGYQYEGGFAEYMIVPAQVLKVDGLNRIPENVGFAEASAAEPLACAINAQELLGIEEGDVVVVFGAGPIGCMHIRLARGVHKAGKIVLVDVNAERLAMSAAAAHPDETIDASQVDVVERVRELTGGRGADVVITATAAKVAQTQAVAMAARNGRISFFGGLPKNDPVIELDSNVVHYRQLHIHGANGSAPEHNRRALEYISTGQVPVSDLITHRIPLEDVMSAFELVRSGTAIKVTVEP comes from the coding sequence ATGAAGGCTCTGCGTTTCTACGCACCCGAGGATGTCCGTCTGGAGGACCAGCCGGAGCCCACGCCCGGCCCGGACGAGGTCAAGATCCGGGTCCGCAGCTGCTCCACCTGCGGCACCGACGTCAAGATCTTCAACAACGGCCACCAGAACCTCAGCCCGCCGCGCACCATCGGCCACGAGATCGCCGGCGAGGTCGTCGAGGTGGGCGCCGACGTCGCGGCCCGCTTCGGCACCGACTGGCAGGTGGGCGACCGCGTCCAGGTCATCGCCGCCGTCCCCTGCGGGGAGTGCCACGAGTGCCGCAAGGGCTGGATGGCCGTGTGCGAGAACCAGACCTCGATGGGCTACCAGTACGAGGGCGGCTTCGCGGAGTACATGATCGTCCCCGCCCAGGTGCTCAAGGTCGACGGCCTCAACCGCATCCCGGAGAACGTCGGCTTCGCCGAGGCCTCCGCCGCCGAGCCGCTCGCCTGCGCCATCAACGCCCAGGAGCTCCTCGGCATCGAGGAGGGCGACGTCGTCGTCGTCTTCGGCGCCGGCCCGATCGGCTGCATGCACATCCGCCTCGCCCGCGGCGTCCACAAGGCGGGGAAGATCGTCCTCGTCGACGTCAACGCCGAGCGCCTGGCCATGTCCGCCGCCGCTGCCCACCCCGACGAGACGATCGACGCCTCCCAGGTGGACGTCGTCGAGCGGGTCCGCGAGCTCACCGGCGGGCGCGGCGCCGACGTCGTCATCACCGCGACGGCCGCGAAGGTCGCCCAGACCCAGGCGGTCGCGATGGCCGCGCGCAACGGGCGCATCTCGTTCTTCGGCGGGCTGCCGAAGAACGACCCGGTCATCGAGCTGGACTCCAACGTCGTCCACTACCGCCAGCTCCACATCCACGGCGCCAACGGCTCCGCCCCGGAGCACAACCGCCGCGCGCTGGAGTACATCTCCACCGGCCAGGTCCCGGTCTCCGACCTCATCACCCACCGCATCCCGCTCGAGGACGTCATGTCCGCGTTCGAGCTCGTCCGCAGCGGCACCGCGATCAAGGTCACCGTCGAGCCCTGA
- a CDS encoding DeoR/GlpR family DNA-binding transcription regulator, with protein sequence MYAEERQQSIARLVVDRGRVGVTDLAEEFAVTTETVRRDLSALERLGLLRRVHGGAVPAAVLTATESHLDERDVTRAREKDRIAAAAARFLPDDGGTLAVDAGSTTARLVGLIPPGRRLTAFTHGVPIAARLAPMPGIDLHLLPGRVRATTQAAVGSLTTQVLERVRVDVAFLGTNGVTEEHGFSTPDSEEAAVKRALVGAARRVVVLADATKIGRDTTVSFADLAGVDVLVTDAEPSGAMMRALTAHAVEVVLA encoded by the coding sequence GTGTACGCGGAGGAGCGCCAGCAGTCGATCGCGCGGCTCGTCGTCGACCGCGGCCGGGTCGGGGTCACCGACCTGGCCGAGGAGTTCGCGGTGACGACCGAGACGGTCCGTCGCGACCTCAGCGCCCTCGAGCGGCTCGGGCTGCTGCGCCGGGTGCACGGCGGCGCCGTCCCGGCGGCCGTCCTCACCGCCACGGAGAGCCACCTCGACGAGCGTGACGTCACCCGCGCGCGCGAGAAGGACCGCATCGCCGCCGCGGCCGCCCGCTTCCTGCCCGACGACGGCGGCACCCTCGCCGTCGACGCCGGCAGCACGACGGCGCGGCTCGTCGGGCTCATCCCGCCCGGACGGCGGCTCACCGCGTTCACCCACGGGGTGCCGATCGCGGCCCGGCTCGCCCCGATGCCCGGTATCGACCTCCACCTCCTGCCCGGCCGGGTGCGTGCCACGACCCAGGCCGCCGTCGGCTCGCTCACGACGCAGGTGCTCGAGCGGGTGCGGGTCGACGTCGCGTTCCTCGGCACGAACGGCGTCACCGAGGAGCACGGCTTCTCCACCCCGGACTCCGAGGAGGCGGCGGTCAAGCGCGCGCTCGTCGGGGCCGCGCGCCGCGTCGTCGTCCTCGCGGACGCGACGAAGATCGGCCGGGACACGACGGTGAGCTTCGCCGACCTCGCCGGCGTCGACGTCCTCGTCACCGACGCCGAGCCGAGCGGGGCGATGATGCGGGCGCTGACGGCGCACGCGGTGGAGGTCGTCCTCGCATGA
- a CDS encoding 1-phosphofructokinase family hexose kinase, translating into MILTLTANPSSDRTVTLAGPLRRGAVLRAASTTAQAGGKGVNISRAAVAAGLPTVAVLPAAPQDPFVAELRAAGIDCRPLEPAGPVRVNLTISEPDGTTTKVNDPGAVVERRHLDLLADAVVALAAEATWVVLAGSLPPGAPAGWYAELVGRLRTTRARVAVDTSEAPLAALAAALPAAAPDLMKPNGEELATLTGGDPVALESDPAAAATAARALVDRGVGAVLVTLGGAGGVLVTADGAWHAPAPPTAVVSTVGAGDSSLFGYLLATERGLPSAERLALAVAYGSAAAGLPGTTIPRPTDVDPRPVHATPLTPSPTP; encoded by the coding sequence ATGATCCTCACCCTCACCGCCAACCCGAGCAGCGACCGCACCGTCACGCTCGCCGGGCCGCTGAGGCGCGGCGCCGTCCTGCGCGCCGCCTCGACGACCGCCCAGGCCGGGGGCAAGGGCGTGAACATCTCCCGCGCGGCGGTGGCCGCCGGCCTGCCGACCGTCGCGGTCCTGCCGGCCGCGCCGCAGGACCCGTTCGTCGCCGAGCTGCGCGCGGCGGGCATCGACTGCCGTCCGCTCGAGCCGGCCGGGCCGGTGCGCGTCAACCTCACGATCTCCGAGCCGGACGGCACGACGACGAAGGTCAACGACCCCGGCGCCGTCGTCGAGCGGCGCCACCTCGACCTCCTCGCCGACGCCGTCGTCGCGCTCGCCGCGGAGGCGACGTGGGTGGTGCTCGCCGGGTCGTTGCCGCCCGGGGCACCGGCCGGCTGGTACGCCGAGCTCGTCGGGCGACTGCGCACCACCCGCGCCCGCGTCGCCGTCGACACGAGCGAGGCCCCGCTCGCCGCGCTCGCCGCGGCCCTGCCCGCCGCGGCGCCCGACCTCATGAAGCCGAACGGCGAGGAGCTCGCCACCCTCACCGGGGGTGACCCGGTGGCGCTGGAGAGCGACCCGGCCGCCGCCGCGACCGCCGCCCGGGCGCTCGTCGACCGCGGGGTCGGCGCGGTGCTCGTCACCCTCGGCGGCGCGGGCGGCGTGCTCGTCACCGCCGACGGCGCCTGGCACGCGCCCGCCCCGCCGACCGCCGTCGTCAGCACGGTCGGCGCCGGCGACTCCAGCCTCTTCGGCTACCTCCTCGCCACCGAGCGCGGGCTCCCGTCGGCAGAGCGGCTGGCCCTCGCGGTCGCCTACGGCAGCGCCGCCGCCGGCCTGCCGGGCACGACCATCCCCCGCCCCACCGACGTCGACCCCCGCCCCGTCCACGCCACCCCCCTCACGCCCAGCCCGACCCCCTGA
- a CDS encoding TetR/AcrR family transcriptional regulator: MTDLPDPISRRDRQRQTREALVFAAREAFATDGYHGANLENIARRAGFSKGAVYSNFDGKAGLFLAVMDANMDVAFSDTWNPFDRVDEQPPPEIAGDLTHEEVTAAMAGFALATLEFIAVAARDEALADQMAQRMQRLTEAYTAVARQYRSEGDPVSVEELGALVAALDQGSGILLLGGSAAMDQRLLRTGVRRLLDPAGAADAVDDDAGGAPLHDLTVQRRIAASLTQPQQG; the protein is encoded by the coding sequence ATGACGGACCTGCCCGACCCGATCTCCCGCCGCGACCGCCAGCGCCAGACGCGCGAGGCGCTCGTCTTCGCCGCGCGCGAGGCGTTCGCCACCGACGGCTACCACGGCGCCAACCTCGAGAACATCGCCCGCCGCGCCGGGTTCTCCAAGGGCGCCGTCTACTCGAACTTCGACGGCAAGGCCGGCCTCTTCCTCGCCGTCATGGACGCGAACATGGACGTCGCCTTCTCCGACACGTGGAACCCGTTCGACCGGGTGGACGAGCAGCCGCCGCCCGAGATCGCCGGCGACCTCACCCACGAGGAGGTCACCGCGGCGATGGCGGGCTTCGCGCTCGCGACCCTCGAGTTCATCGCCGTCGCCGCCCGCGACGAGGCGCTCGCCGACCAGATGGCCCAGCGCATGCAGCGGCTCACCGAGGCGTACACCGCCGTCGCCCGCCAGTACCGGAGCGAGGGCGACCCGGTCTCCGTCGAGGAGCTCGGCGCGCTCGTCGCCGCGCTCGACCAGGGCTCGGGCATCCTCCTCCTCGGCGGCAGCGCGGCGATGGACCAGCGGCTGCTCCGCACGGGGGTGCGCCGGCTGCTCGACCCGGCCGGCGCGGCCGACGCGGTGGACGACGACGCGGGCGGCGCCCCCCTCCACGACCTCACCGTCCAGCGCCGCATCGCCGCGAGCCTCACCCAGCCGCAGCAGGGCTGA
- a CDS encoding ABC transporter ATP-binding protein, with protein sequence MDDVLHITGLTRRFGAVVANDDISLRVRPGEVVGLLGHNGAGKTTLVSQVVGLLRPDAGSITVGGTDAVAHPAAARRHVALQPQAQAPIEGLTPRTAIELAARVRGLPPRRARAVAEELADELDIRPWLDRRALPEGRGLSGGVRRLTAFAMTVAAPTPLLVLDEPTNDIDAARRRLLWDAVRRRGDEGAGVLLVTHNVTEAERIVDELVVLDRGRVAAAGSPAALRGTQDTDLRLELQLPPEATDPDLGQPPVTVHRTVRAGRRTLLTVPAAQAAAAVTWATTLRESGAVEGYSLAPATLEDAYLALTSPDDAAPSVPTDQEPARV encoded by the coding sequence ATGGACGACGTCCTGCACATCACCGGACTGACCCGTCGTTTCGGCGCGGTGGTCGCCAACGACGACATCTCGCTGCGCGTGCGGCCCGGCGAGGTCGTCGGCCTGCTCGGCCACAACGGCGCGGGCAAGACCACGCTCGTCTCCCAGGTCGTCGGGCTCCTGCGCCCCGACGCCGGGAGCATCACCGTGGGCGGCACCGACGCCGTCGCCCACCCCGCCGCCGCCCGGCGGCACGTCGCGCTCCAGCCGCAGGCCCAGGCGCCCATCGAGGGCCTCACGCCCCGCACGGCCATCGAGCTCGCCGCCCGCGTCCGCGGCCTGCCCCCGCGCCGGGCGCGCGCCGTCGCCGAGGAGCTGGCCGACGAGCTCGACATCCGCCCCTGGCTCGACCGGCGCGCCCTGCCCGAGGGGCGCGGCCTGTCCGGCGGCGTCCGCAGGCTCACCGCGTTCGCGATGACCGTCGCCGCCCCCACCCCGCTGCTCGTCCTCGACGAGCCGACCAACGACATCGACGCCGCCCGCCGCCGTCTCCTCTGGGACGCCGTGCGCCGCCGCGGCGACGAGGGCGCCGGCGTCCTGCTCGTCACCCACAACGTCACGGAGGCCGAGCGGATCGTCGACGAGCTCGTCGTCCTCGACCGTGGCCGGGTCGCCGCGGCCGGGTCCCCAGCCGCCCTGCGCGGCACCCAGGACACCGACCTGCGCCTGGAGCTCCAGCTCCCGCCGGAGGCCACCGACCCGGACCTCGGCCAGCCGCCGGTCACCGTGCACCGCACGGTGCGCGCGGGACGGCGCACGCTGCTCACCGTCCCGGCCGCCCAGGCCGCCGCCGCCGTCACATGGGCGACGACCCTGCGGGAGTCCGGCGCCGTCGAGGGCTACTCCCTCGCCCCGGCCACCCTCGAGGACGCCTACCTCGCCCTCACCTCCCCCGACGACGCCGCCCCGTCCGTCCCGACCGACCAGGAGCCCGCCCGTGTCTGA
- a CDS encoding ABC transporter permease: MSDTATALRPAPVQVSPWATYRTLLRWQVASIGPLLPLVVVIQALLAAGIIVGFGFLIPDIDPGTALFLSTGAPTVLLLTVGLVIVPQGVSRSRTDGTFNYMRSLPIARPLLLAAEMTVWLLIALPSVAVGVLVARLRYDLTFDIDWPVLVAAALLVTLTATAVGYAIAVSLQPLLAQLLTQVLVFFVLLFSPITFPATQLPAWFQSVHDVLPARPGADLLRAGLASQTFEASGRDLLVLGVWCVLGVAVTLRALVRRG, from the coding sequence GTGTCTGACACCGCCACCGCCCTGCGGCCCGCGCCCGTCCAGGTGAGCCCGTGGGCCACCTACCGCACCCTGCTGCGCTGGCAGGTGGCCTCCATCGGCCCGCTGCTGCCGCTCGTCGTCGTCATCCAGGCGCTGCTCGCGGCCGGGATCATCGTCGGCTTCGGCTTCCTCATCCCCGACATCGACCCCGGCACCGCACTGTTCCTCTCCACCGGGGCGCCGACCGTCCTGCTCCTCACCGTCGGGCTCGTCATCGTCCCGCAGGGGGTCTCCCGCTCGCGTACCGACGGCACGTTCAACTACATGCGCTCGCTGCCGATCGCCCGTCCGCTCCTGCTCGCCGCGGAGATGACGGTGTGGCTGCTCATCGCGCTGCCGAGCGTCGCCGTCGGCGTCCTCGTGGCCCGGCTGCGCTACGACCTCACCTTCGACATCGACTGGCCCGTCCTCGTCGCCGCCGCCCTGCTCGTCACCCTCACGGCGACGGCGGTGGGCTACGCGATCGCGGTCAGCCTGCAGCCGCTGCTCGCCCAGCTCCTCACCCAGGTGCTCGTCTTCTTCGTGCTGCTGTTCTCCCCCATCACCTTCCCCGCGACCCAGCTGCCCGCGTGGTTCCAGTCGGTGCACGACGTGCTCCCCGCGCGGCCGGGCGCCGACCTGCTGCGGGCCGGGCTCGCCTCCCAGACGTTCGAGGCGAGCGGGCGCGACCTGCTCGTCCTCGGCGTGTGGTGCGTCCTCGGCGTCGCGGTGACGCTGCGCGCGCTCGTGCGCCGCGGCTGA
- a CDS encoding TIGR01777 family oxidoreductase — protein MKVLLAGASGPIGKAVRDALRADGHHTRTLVRRTPTGSEEYEWRPAEGQVPVEAIEWADGVVSLSGAPLGRLPWTRAYRREIYRSRVSATRTLAAAIAATPRRPRVWVSGSATGYYGDRPGELLTEESGPGEGFLAGVVRRWEAATGPADGLTRVVHARTGVVMTQGGALGPLALATRLGAGASIGSGGHLLPWISLEDEARAIVHLLADSSLAGPVNLTGPEPATWDDLTRSLARELRRPHLLRLPAPLLRLVMGEVAEEMLLPDQRVVPARLEADGFSFRRRTVQEAVAAAFG, from the coding sequence ATGAAGGTGCTGCTCGCAGGGGCGTCCGGTCCGATCGGCAAGGCCGTGCGCGACGCGCTGCGCGCCGACGGGCACCACACCCGCACGCTCGTGCGGCGCACCCCCACCGGCTCGGAGGAGTACGAGTGGCGCCCCGCGGAGGGGCAGGTGCCCGTGGAGGCGATCGAGTGGGCCGACGGCGTCGTCAGCCTCTCCGGCGCCCCGCTCGGGCGGCTGCCGTGGACCCGGGCCTACCGCCGGGAGATCTACCGCAGCCGGGTGAGCGCCACCCGCACGCTCGCCGCCGCAATCGCGGCCACGCCCCGGCGCCCCCGCGTGTGGGTGAGCGGCTCGGCCACCGGCTACTACGGGGACCGGCCCGGCGAGCTGCTCACCGAGGAGTCCGGGCCGGGGGAGGGGTTCCTCGCCGGCGTCGTCAGGCGCTGGGAGGCCGCGACCGGGCCCGCCGACGGCCTCACCCGGGTGGTCCACGCCCGCACCGGCGTCGTCATGACGCAGGGCGGGGCGCTCGGGCCGCTCGCCCTGGCCACCCGGCTGGGCGCGGGCGCCTCGATCGGCAGCGGCGGCCACCTGCTGCCGTGGATCTCCCTGGAGGACGAGGCGCGCGCCATCGTCCACCTGCTCGCCGACTCCTCCCTCGCCGGGCCGGTCAACCTCACCGGCCCCGAGCCCGCGACGTGGGACGACCTCACCCGCTCGCTCGCCCGGGAGCTGCGCCGCCCGCACCTGCTGCGGCTGCCGGCGCCGCTCCTGCGCCTCGTCATGGGCGAGGTCGCGGAGGAGATGCTGCTGCCCGACCAGCGGGTCGTCCCGGCGCGGCTCGAGGCCGACGGCTTCAGCTTCCGCCGCCGCACCGTCCAGGAGGCGGTGGCGGCGGCGTTCGGCTGA
- the mnmA gene encoding tRNA 2-thiouridine(34) synthase MnmA yields MRVLAALSGGVDSAVAAARAVDAGHDVVGVHMALSRSRAQHRTGSRGCCSIEDASDARRAADVLGIPYYVWDLSEEFEETVVADFLSEYAAGRTPNPCVRCNEHIKFSALLDRGLALGFDAVATGHYARIVERPDGGRELHRAADLAKDQSYVLAVMGAERLARSLFPLGDAPSKEAVRAEAAARGLSVSAKPDSYDICFVADGDTQGFLRERLGAQPGPVLDPDGNEVGTHDGAYAFTVGQRKGLRLGRPAPDGRPRYVLGTDPRTNTVVVGPSELLSVTELAADQTVWLADDVPAGRWTTAQVQVRAHGEPAAAQVRHEDDGTLAVRLQAPLRGLAPGQSVVVYAGTRVLGQATLTRAGRGALPVAAG; encoded by the coding sequence ATGCGGGTGCTGGCAGCGCTCTCCGGCGGCGTCGACTCCGCCGTCGCAGCGGCGCGCGCCGTCGACGCCGGGCACGACGTCGTCGGCGTCCACATGGCACTGTCCCGCTCCCGGGCCCAGCACCGCACGGGCTCGCGCGGCTGCTGCTCGATCGAGGACGCGAGCGACGCCCGCCGCGCCGCCGACGTCCTCGGCATCCCGTACTACGTGTGGGACCTGTCGGAGGAGTTCGAGGAGACCGTCGTCGCCGACTTCCTCTCCGAGTACGCGGCCGGCCGCACCCCCAACCCGTGCGTCCGCTGCAACGAGCACATCAAGTTCTCCGCGCTCCTCGACCGCGGGCTCGCGCTCGGCTTCGACGCCGTCGCCACCGGCCACTACGCCCGCATCGTCGAGCGGCCGGACGGCGGTCGCGAGCTCCACCGCGCCGCGGACCTCGCCAAGGACCAGTCCTACGTGCTCGCCGTCATGGGCGCCGAGCGCCTCGCCCGCTCGCTGTTCCCGCTCGGGGACGCGCCGTCCAAGGAGGCCGTGCGCGCCGAGGCCGCCGCCCGCGGGCTGTCCGTCTCGGCCAAGCCGGACTCCTACGACATCTGCTTCGTCGCTGACGGCGACACCCAGGGCTTCCTGCGCGAGCGGCTCGGTGCCCAGCCCGGCCCCGTGCTCGACCCCGACGGCAACGAGGTGGGCACCCACGACGGCGCCTACGCCTTCACCGTCGGGCAGCGCAAGGGCCTGCGCCTGGGCCGGCCCGCCCCCGACGGGCGCCCGCGCTACGTGCTCGGGACCGACCCGCGGACGAACACCGTCGTCGTCGGCCCGAGCGAGCTGCTCTCGGTCACCGAGCTCGCCGCCGACCAGACCGTGTGGCTCGCCGACGACGTCCCGGCCGGCCGGTGGACGACGGCGCAGGTCCAGGTGCGCGCCCACGGCGAGCCGGCCGCGGCGCAGGTCCGGCACGAGGACGACGGCACGCTCGCCGTGCGGCTCCAGGCGCCGCTGCGCGGGCTCGCGCCCGGCCAGTCGGTCGTCGTCTACGCCGGCACACGGGTGCTCGGCCAGGCGACGCTCACCCGGGCCGGCCGCGGGGCGCTGCCCGTCGCCGCCGGCTGA
- a CDS encoding cysteine desulfurase family protein, whose amino-acid sequence MHYLDHAATTPVRPEVVEVYAEELAGEGNPSSLHGAGRSARRRLEEAREEIAAALGAEPAEVLFTSGGTEADNLAVKGAVYAHPSPRPRLLVSAVEHHAVLDAAAWLGEQGLADVAFLPVTGEGTLDLDAARELLAQGEAPALVSVMWANNETGVVQPVEDVVALAGGAPVHSDAVQAVAHLPVDFGASGLAAMSLTGHKLGGPVGTGALLARRDLALAPVHHGGGQERGVRSGTLDVAGARALARAVTLAVADREAENARLAALRDRLVAGALAAVDGLHLTGEHAPRLPHVAHFTVEGADADSLLFGLDTAGIAASAGSACQAGVQEPSFVLVAMGYPAGLARSALRFSLGRTTTEADVDAALAVLPDVVARSRAANATRAR is encoded by the coding sequence ATGCACTACCTCGACCACGCGGCCACGACCCCGGTCCGTCCGGAGGTCGTCGAGGTGTACGCCGAGGAGCTCGCCGGCGAGGGCAACCCCTCCTCCCTCCACGGCGCCGGCCGGTCGGCCCGTCGCCGGCTGGAGGAGGCGCGCGAGGAGATCGCCGCCGCGCTCGGCGCGGAGCCCGCCGAGGTGCTCTTCACCTCCGGGGGCACCGAGGCGGACAACCTCGCGGTCAAGGGCGCCGTCTACGCCCACCCCTCGCCGCGGCCCCGGCTGCTCGTCAGCGCCGTCGAGCACCACGCCGTGCTCGACGCCGCGGCCTGGCTGGGCGAGCAGGGACTGGCCGATGTCGCCTTCCTGCCGGTCACGGGTGAGGGCACGCTCGACCTCGACGCCGCCCGTGAGCTGCTCGCGCAGGGGGAGGCACCCGCGCTCGTGTCGGTCATGTGGGCGAACAACGAGACCGGCGTCGTCCAGCCGGTCGAGGACGTCGTCGCGCTCGCGGGCGGGGCGCCGGTGCACTCCGATGCGGTCCAGGCGGTGGCCCACCTCCCTGTCGACTTCGGGGCGAGCGGGCTGGCGGCGATGAGCCTCACCGGGCACAAGCTCGGCGGGCCGGTGGGCACGGGCGCGCTGCTCGCCCGGCGCGACCTCGCGCTCGCGCCGGTCCACCACGGCGGCGGCCAGGAGCGCGGCGTGCGGTCGGGGACGCTCGACGTCGCCGGGGCGCGGGCGCTGGCCCGGGCGGTGACGCTCGCCGTCGCCGACCGTGAGGCCGAGAACGCGCGGCTCGCCGCGCTGCGCGACCGGCTCGTGGCCGGGGCGCTCGCGGCCGTCGACGGGCTGCACCTCACCGGGGAGCACGCCCCGCGCCTGCCGCACGTCGCCCACTTCACCGTCGAGGGTGCCGACGCCGACTCCCTCCTCTTCGGGCTCGACACCGCCGGGATCGCGGCGTCCGCCGGCTCCGCGTGCCAGGCCGGGGTGCAGGAGCCCTCGTTCGTCCTCGTCGCCATGGGCTACCCGGCCGGCCTCGCGCGCTCCGCGCTGCGCTTCTCCCTCGGCCGGACGACGACCGAGGCCGACGTCGACGCGGCGCTCGCCGTCCTGCCCGACGTCGTCGCCCGCTCCCGCGCCGCCAACGCCACCCGGGCCCGCTGA